In Microbacterium enclense, one genomic interval encodes:
- a CDS encoding sugar-transfer associated ATP-grasp domain-containing protein: MPTQGFSPVTRLRYLAGRARRIDVGSVIERAKEASEQHGKALPLVVADMLYQAGVKNVGFQDYIDYDFAILSPAERATYMTHPVSNQISQKYDHPDYRGIFQDKVAFDRRFSEFLRRDWMVVDADNADELRAFTERLGTIVTKEPVGQAGTGVHRYHAAEVDDWGAFHRGLLERGEILVEEVIRQHDDLAAVCPGTVNTTRVTAFFDGQKTHILAIAQKFGRGAVSDQMTFGGFYTMLDENGHALGAGYDSHGHVHELHPDSGVRIADFQLPLMDEVTAFVDQVARVVPQVQYVGWDIVVGPDGPVLVEGNWGAGVYENKPSVTGIRTGHKPRYRAAIGF, translated from the coding sequence ATGCCTACCCAGGGCTTCTCCCCCGTCACCCGTCTGCGTTATCTCGCCGGACGTGCTCGTCGCATCGATGTGGGCTCGGTGATCGAACGAGCCAAGGAAGCCTCGGAGCAGCACGGGAAGGCGCTGCCGCTCGTCGTCGCCGACATGCTCTACCAGGCGGGCGTGAAGAACGTCGGCTTCCAGGACTACATCGACTACGACTTCGCGATCCTCAGCCCCGCCGAGCGCGCGACGTACATGACGCACCCGGTGTCGAACCAGATCTCGCAGAAGTACGACCACCCCGACTACCGCGGGATCTTCCAGGACAAGGTGGCTTTCGACCGTCGGTTCAGCGAGTTCCTGCGCCGCGACTGGATGGTGGTGGATGCCGACAACGCCGACGAACTGCGCGCGTTCACCGAGCGTCTGGGCACCATCGTCACGAAGGAGCCGGTGGGTCAGGCCGGAACCGGCGTGCACCGCTACCACGCGGCCGAGGTCGACGACTGGGGTGCGTTCCACCGCGGTCTGCTCGAGCGTGGCGAGATCCTTGTCGAAGAGGTCATCCGCCAGCACGACGACCTCGCGGCCGTCTGCCCCGGCACCGTGAACACCACGCGGGTGACCGCCTTCTTCGACGGGCAGAAGACGCACATCCTGGCGATCGCGCAGAAGTTCGGCCGCGGAGCGGTCAGTGACCAGATGACCTTCGGTGGCTTCTACACGATGCTGGATGAGAACGGCCACGCCCTCGGCGCGGGGTACGACTCGCACGGCCACGTGCACGAGCTGCATCCTGACTCGGGCGTGCGCATCGCTGACTTCCAACTGCCGCTGATGGACGAGGTCACGGCGTTCGTCGATCAGGTCGCGCGTGTCGTCCCGCAGGTGCAGTACGTCGGCTGGGACATCGTCGTCGGTCCCGACGGGCCTGTGCTCGTCGAGGGCAACTGGGGCGCCGGCGTCTACGAGAACAAGCCGAGCGTCACCGGCATCCGCACCGGTCACAAGCCCCGCTACCGGGCGGCCATCGGGTTCTGA
- a CDS encoding alanine racemase translates to MSAEYRIDLNAFARNLHRVREAVAPATHMFVVKDDAYAHGLDVLVRHAWDEGVRWFGAFDVATGTAVRSIVGPEARIFVWLIGGGDDLAAGVAADLDLGIGDEALLDDLAAVHADAPARVHLKIDTGLHRNGIRPERWDAALARTAALVDEGRVSFEGIWSHISEASDADDDHARALFLAARDAARATGLAPVFSHLAASAAGFARGEFREDLVRVGAFSYGIRPAGGPDEAELGISPIASLVARVIAVDRSGVRLGVGSLHGLPSPLAGRFDIGTPAGARRVEAIGPTSMTVAPWDTAEEGDEVVVFGRNALSSATDLAELVDTIGEEIALRVSPVVPRVYYRGTS, encoded by the coding sequence GTGAGCGCCGAGTACCGCATCGATCTCAACGCCTTCGCGCGGAACCTGCACCGCGTTCGCGAGGCGGTGGCGCCCGCGACGCACATGTTCGTCGTCAAGGACGACGCCTACGCGCACGGGCTCGACGTCCTCGTCCGTCACGCGTGGGACGAAGGAGTGCGTTGGTTCGGGGCCTTCGATGTCGCGACCGGCACGGCCGTGCGGTCGATCGTCGGACCGGAGGCGCGCATCTTCGTCTGGCTCATCGGTGGCGGCGACGACCTCGCGGCGGGCGTCGCGGCCGACCTCGATCTCGGCATCGGTGACGAGGCCTTGCTCGACGACCTCGCCGCGGTCCACGCTGATGCTCCGGCCCGGGTGCACCTCAAGATCGACACGGGCCTGCACCGCAACGGCATCCGCCCTGAGAGGTGGGACGCCGCGCTCGCCCGCACCGCGGCCCTGGTGGACGAGGGTCGCGTGAGCTTCGAGGGCATCTGGTCGCACATCTCCGAGGCATCGGATGCCGACGACGACCACGCCCGCGCCCTCTTCCTCGCCGCGCGCGACGCGGCACGCGCCACGGGTCTCGCGCCGGTCTTCTCCCACCTGGCCGCCAGCGCGGCAGGCTTCGCGCGCGGGGAGTTCCGCGAAGACCTGGTCCGGGTGGGCGCCTTCTCCTACGGGATCCGCCCCGCCGGCGGCCCCGACGAAGCGGAACTCGGCATCTCTCCCATCGCAAGCCTCGTGGCCCGCGTCATCGCGGTCGATCGCTCGGGCGTTCGCCTGGGCGTGGGGAGCCTGCACGGCCTTCCGAGCCCCCTCGCGGGACGGTTCGACATCGGGACCCCGGCGGGCGCACGTCGTGTCGAGGCCATCGGGCCGACCTCGATGACCGTCGCGCCGTGGGATACCGCGGAGGAGGGCGACGAGGTCGTGGTCTTCGGCCGGAACGCGCTGTCCAGCGCGACCGACCTCGCGGAACTCGTCGACACGATCGGCGAGGAGATCGCCCTCCGCGTGTCGCCGGTCGTCCCCCGGGTGTACTACCGCGGGACGAGCTGA
- a CDS encoding coenzyme F420-0:L-glutamate ligase — translation MSGEANAGKALTRTVEGTSYARIPIRTRVVMPGDDLDAFILEYAKDAVQPGDLLFVTEKIVAITQGRSYKLDTIKPRKLALFLSKYVTRTPYGIGLGMPETMEMALRECGTPRILFAAAVSAVTKAFGRKGDFYRIAGDKARAIDGPTKGTIPPYNQAVVLGPERPREVAARLKALLGIDLDVAVVDINDLGGNILGSTMDKAGEKRLVAILKDNPLGQGHESTPLGIVRRS, via the coding sequence ATGAGCGGGGAGGCCAACGCCGGCAAGGCGCTCACTCGTACGGTCGAGGGCACCTCGTACGCTCGCATCCCGATCCGCACCCGGGTCGTCATGCCGGGAGACGACCTCGATGCGTTCATCCTCGAGTACGCGAAGGATGCCGTGCAGCCGGGAGACCTGCTGTTCGTCACCGAGAAGATCGTTGCGATCACGCAGGGCCGCTCGTACAAGCTCGACACGATCAAGCCGCGCAAGCTCGCCCTGTTCCTGTCGAAGTACGTCACGCGGACGCCCTACGGGATCGGCCTCGGCATGCCCGAGACGATGGAGATGGCGTTGCGCGAGTGCGGAACGCCGCGCATCCTGTTCGCCGCAGCCGTGTCGGCCGTGACCAAGGCGTTCGGACGCAAGGGCGACTTCTACCGCATCGCCGGCGATAAGGCCCGCGCGATCGACGGTCCCACCAAGGGCACGATCCCGCCGTACAACCAGGCCGTCGTGCTCGGCCCGGAGCGTCCTCGCGAGGTCGCCGCTCGACTGAAGGCTCTGCTCGGGATCGATCTGGATGTCGCGGTGGTCGACATCAACGACCTCGGCGGCAACATCCTCGGTTCGACGATGGACAAGGCCGGCGAGAAGCGCCTGGTTGCGATCCTCAAGGACAACCCGCTCGGCCAGGGACACGAGTCCACGCCGCTAGGTATCGTCCGCCGCAGCTGA
- a CDS encoding leucyl aminopeptidase: MPFPSVAYTDAPVRESDADAILLVVAKPAGEGADPDGWEGLGAALTAVGFTGAAGSFQRVHVPGVTTPVAVVGAGVEPDDAALRDAAGTGLRQLAGFAHVAVEALTPAAWRPLAEGAALGGYRFAGYKKDAPKPRASRVTVFSPVAPADDDLVAVAAISGAVALVKDLVTTPAEWLGPADFADQAVDAVAGLPVEVEVLDEEALREGGYGGILGVGQGSDRPPRLVRLEYSPAGANRHVALVGKGITFDTGGLSLKPAASMVGMKYDMCGAATVLAVLKAAAEMALPVHVSAWLCIADNMPSGRATRPGDVLRTLDGTTVEVLNTDAEGRLVLADGLAAASRERPDLIVDVATLTGAITIALGNRHTGVMGEDDAVAEYLGAASRVAELAWQLPLPAHMVDDLDSPIADLQNAKIGDPAGGSLFAGLFLRHFVGRVSDEADAPRIPWVHLDIAGVGMNKGAPFGFTDKGVTAATVRSLVELLASSR, from the coding sequence ATGCCCTTTCCTTCTGTGGCGTATACCGACGCCCCCGTCCGCGAGTCCGATGCCGATGCGATCCTCCTGGTGGTCGCCAAACCAGCAGGCGAAGGGGCAGATCCCGACGGGTGGGAGGGGCTCGGCGCTGCGCTGACAGCGGTCGGGTTCACCGGTGCCGCGGGTTCGTTCCAGCGCGTTCACGTTCCGGGCGTCACGACCCCCGTGGCTGTCGTCGGCGCGGGTGTCGAGCCGGATGACGCCGCCCTCCGCGATGCTGCCGGAACGGGGTTGCGCCAGCTCGCCGGCTTCGCCCATGTGGCCGTCGAGGCGCTGACTCCGGCCGCCTGGCGACCGCTTGCGGAGGGTGCGGCCCTCGGCGGCTACCGATTCGCCGGATACAAGAAGGACGCGCCGAAGCCCCGCGCGAGCCGGGTCACCGTCTTCTCGCCTGTTGCTCCGGCCGATGACGACCTCGTCGCCGTCGCCGCGATCTCCGGTGCTGTGGCGCTTGTGAAGGATCTCGTGACCACTCCGGCCGAATGGCTCGGACCTGCCGACTTCGCCGACCAGGCCGTTGACGCCGTCGCCGGTCTGCCCGTCGAGGTCGAGGTGCTCGACGAGGAAGCACTGCGCGAGGGCGGCTACGGCGGCATCCTCGGTGTGGGCCAGGGGTCGGACCGGCCTCCGCGCCTCGTGCGCCTCGAGTACTCCCCGGCTGGAGCAAACCGTCACGTCGCGCTCGTCGGCAAGGGCATCACGTTCGACACCGGTGGTCTTTCGCTCAAACCGGCAGCGTCCATGGTGGGCATGAAGTACGACATGTGCGGTGCGGCCACGGTCCTGGCTGTGCTCAAGGCCGCCGCGGAGATGGCGCTACCCGTGCACGTCAGCGCGTGGTTGTGCATCGCCGACAACATGCCCTCCGGGCGGGCCACGCGCCCCGGAGATGTCCTGCGCACGCTCGACGGCACGACCGTCGAGGTGTTGAACACGGATGCCGAGGGACGCCTGGTGCTCGCCGATGGCCTCGCGGCCGCGAGCCGGGAACGGCCCGACCTGATCGTCGACGTCGCGACTCTGACCGGGGCCATCACGATCGCTCTGGGGAACCGTCACACGGGCGTCATGGGAGAGGACGACGCGGTCGCGGAGTACCTCGGCGCAGCCTCGCGCGTGGCGGAGCTGGCGTGGCAGCTTCCCCTGCCCGCGCACATGGTGGATGACCTCGACTCCCCCATCGCCGACCTCCAGAACGCCAAGATCGGCGACCCGGCGGGTGGCTCGTTGTTCGCGGGTCTCTTCTTGCGTCATTTCGTCGGGCGCGTCTCGGACGAAGCCGATGCCCCGCGCATCCCGTGGGTGCACCTCGACATCGCCGGCGTCGGTATGAACAAGGGCGCCCCGTTCGGGTTCACCGACAAGGGCGTCACGGCCGCGACCGTTCGCTCTCTCGTCGAGCTTCTGGCGAGCTCGCGATGA
- a CDS encoding RNA polymerase sigma factor: MAGTNTKTRSRSAKDTDLDTSEEAVTTSTKTPAKKAPAKSKAAPAKAKSKAKNDDDLDEEEEVDEEVDVEIDSDDDSDDDETKPAAKKSDDDSDDDEEAPKAPAEALPTGAIVISSSDEDDVPVYSAQITGATADPVKDYLKQIGKVPLLNAAEEVELAMRIEAGLFAEEKLSNMSAAEKTSQLGLDLQWVARDGQRAKSHLLGANLRLVVSLAKRYTGRGMQFLDLIQEGNLGLIRAVEKFDYTKGFKFSTYATWWIRQAITRAMADQARTIRIPVHMVEVINKLARVQRQMLQDLGREPTPEELSRELDMTPEKVIEVQKYGREPISLHTPLGEDGDSEFGDLIEDTEAVVPADAVGFTMLQRQLESLLDSLSEREAGVIRMRFGLGDGQPKTLDQIGDTFGVTRERIRQIESKTMAKLRHPSRSQSLRDYLE, encoded by the coding sequence GTGGCAGGCACGAACACCAAGACCCGCTCCCGGAGTGCGAAGGACACCGACCTCGACACTTCTGAGGAGGCCGTGACGACGTCGACGAAGACGCCCGCGAAGAAGGCCCCCGCCAAGTCGAAGGCTGCGCCCGCGAAGGCGAAGTCGAAGGCGAAGAATGACGACGACCTCGATGAAGAAGAAGAGGTCGACGAGGAGGTCGATGTCGAGATCGACTCCGACGACGACTCCGACGACGACGAGACCAAGCCCGCCGCCAAGAAGTCGGACGACGACTCCGACGACGACGAGGAAGCCCCCAAGGCTCCCGCGGAGGCTCTGCCCACCGGCGCGATCGTCATCTCCTCCAGCGACGAGGACGACGTTCCCGTCTACTCGGCGCAGATCACCGGCGCGACGGCTGACCCGGTCAAGGACTACCTGAAGCAGATCGGCAAAGTCCCGCTGCTGAACGCGGCCGAAGAGGTCGAGCTCGCCATGCGCATCGAGGCAGGTCTGTTCGCCGAGGAGAAGCTGTCGAACATGTCGGCGGCCGAGAAGACGAGCCAGCTCGGTCTCGACCTGCAGTGGGTCGCCCGCGACGGTCAGCGCGCCAAGAGCCACCTGCTCGGCGCAAACCTCCGCCTGGTCGTCTCGCTCGCCAAGCGCTACACCGGCCGCGGCATGCAGTTCCTCGACCTCATTCAGGAGGGCAACCTGGGCCTGATCCGTGCGGTCGAGAAGTTCGACTACACCAAGGGCTTCAAGTTCTCGACCTACGCCACCTGGTGGATCCGTCAGGCGATCACTCGCGCCATGGCCGACCAGGCCCGCACCATCCGCATCCCGGTGCACATGGTCGAGGTCATCAACAAGCTCGCCCGTGTGCAGCGTCAGATGCTCCAGGATCTCGGTCGCGAACCCACCCCCGAGGAGCTCAGCCGCGAACTCGACATGACCCCCGAGAAGGTCATCGAGGTGCAGAAGTACGGGCGCGAGCCCATCTCCCTGCACACGCCCCTCGGTGAGGACGGCGACAGTGAGTTCGGTGACCTCATCGAAGACACCGAGGCCGTCGTCCCGGCCGACGCGGTCGGCTTCACGATGCTGCAGCGTCAGCTCGAGTCGCTCCTCGACTCGCTCAGCGAGCGTGAGGCGGGCGTGATCCGCATGCGCTTCGGCCTCGGCGACGGTCAGCCCAAGACCCTCGACCAGATCGGCGACACGTTCGGCGTCACGCGCGAGCGCATCCGCCAGATCGAGTCGAAGACGATGGCCAAGCTGCGTCACCCCAGCCGCTCCCAGTCGCTGCGGGACTACCTCGAATGA
- the lpdA gene encoding dihydrolipoyl dehydrogenase, producing the protein MTEHSADVVVLGGGSGGYAAALRLAELGKDVVLIEKDKLGGTCLHRGCIPTKALLHAAEVADAARDASRIGVNASLSGIDPAALRSYREGIVAKKFKGLEGLISTRGIRVVHGEGSLEAGPAVRVGDDLYRGTDVILATGSFSRGLPGLEIGGRVLTSEQALDLDVIPERVIVLGGGVIGVEFASVWRSFGVEVTIVEALPHLLPAEDLASSKALERAFRKRGIEFRLGRRFASHTVSADDVTVVLDDGAELTADYVLVAVGRGPVTAGLGYEEAGVALERGFVQTDERLRTAVPHVWAVGDIVPGLQLAHRGFQQGIFVAEEIAGLSPVLVPDVDVPRVAYSHPEVASVGLTEVQAQDRYGSEAIRAYEYNLAGNGRSEIIGTSGIVKIVRRVDGPVVGAHLVGDRVGELITEAQLAVGWEAHPEDIAPFIHAHPTQSEALGEAFLALAGKPLHAL; encoded by the coding sequence ATGACCGAGCACTCGGCCGACGTCGTCGTCCTCGGGGGTGGGAGCGGCGGGTACGCCGCCGCGCTGCGTCTGGCTGAACTGGGCAAGGATGTCGTCCTCATCGAGAAGGACAAACTGGGCGGCACGTGTCTGCACCGCGGGTGCATCCCGACCAAAGCCCTACTGCACGCGGCGGAGGTCGCCGACGCGGCGCGCGACGCCTCGCGCATCGGGGTGAACGCCAGCCTGTCGGGTATCGACCCGGCGGCACTGCGTTCGTACCGCGAGGGGATCGTCGCCAAGAAGTTCAAGGGCCTCGAGGGGCTGATCTCGACCCGTGGTATCCGTGTCGTCCACGGCGAAGGGTCGTTGGAGGCGGGTCCGGCAGTACGGGTCGGTGACGACCTCTACCGGGGTACCGACGTGATCCTCGCGACGGGATCGTTCAGCCGCGGCCTCCCGGGCCTCGAGATCGGCGGTCGTGTCCTCACCAGCGAGCAGGCCCTCGACCTGGACGTCATCCCGGAACGGGTCATCGTCCTCGGCGGCGGGGTCATCGGCGTCGAGTTCGCCAGCGTCTGGCGCTCGTTCGGTGTCGAGGTGACCATCGTCGAGGCTCTTCCTCACCTGCTTCCGGCGGAAGATCTCGCCTCCAGCAAGGCGCTGGAGAGGGCGTTCCGTAAGCGCGGCATCGAGTTCCGGCTGGGTCGACGCTTCGCCTCGCATACCGTCTCGGCCGATGATGTCACAGTCGTCCTCGACGATGGAGCGGAGCTCACCGCCGACTACGTGTTGGTTGCGGTCGGTCGTGGGCCCGTCACCGCGGGTCTCGGATACGAAGAGGCCGGCGTGGCGCTCGAACGCGGCTTCGTCCAGACCGACGAGCGTCTGCGCACGGCGGTTCCCCACGTCTGGGCGGTCGGCGACATCGTTCCCGGCCTGCAGCTGGCGCACCGAGGCTTCCAGCAGGGCATCTTCGTCGCCGAGGAGATCGCCGGGCTGTCGCCCGTGCTGGTCCCCGACGTCGACGTCCCGCGTGTGGCGTATTCGCACCCCGAGGTGGCTTCGGTGGGCTTGACGGAGGTTCAGGCGCAGGATCGTTATGGATCCGAGGCCATCCGTGCCTACGAGTACAACCTGGCCGGTAACGGTCGGAGCGAGATCATCGGAACATCGGGCATCGTCAAGATCGTCCGGCGCGTGGATGGGCCCGTCGTCGGTGCGCATCTCGTGGGTGACCGCGTAGGTGAGCTGATCACCGAGGCGCAGCTCGCGGTCGGCTGGGAAGCGCACCCGGAAGACATCGCGCCGTTCATCCACGCCCATCCCACCCAGAGCGAGGCGCTCGGCGAAGCCTTCCTGGCGCTCGCCGGGAAGCCCCTGCACGCACTCTGA
- the sucB gene encoding 2-oxoglutarate dehydrogenase, E2 component, dihydrolipoamide succinyltransferase: MSTSVVLPALGESVTEGTVTRWLKQVGDTVQEDEGLLEISTDKVDTEIPSPVSGVIEEILVQEDETVEVGAVLAKIGDGSGASASDDAPEAAPAAQEEAPAQEAAPAEAAPAEAAPAEAPAAAPAPAASGDATDVKLPELGESVTEGTVTRWLKAVGDDVAVDEPLLEISTDKVDTEIPSPVAGTLQEIVVQEDETVAVGATLARIGSGAAAPAPAEAPAPAAEEKPAEQPAPPAEQPAPPAEQPAPPAEKPAEQAAPAPEKPAEQAPAASSNDDVTYVTPLVRRLAQQQGVDLTTVKGSGVGGRIRKEDVLKAAEAATSAPAAAPAAAAPAAPTTVEVSPLRGTTQKMSRLRKVIAERAVASMQATAQLTTVVEVDVTKVAALRDRVKGEFRQKTGDKLSFLPFFAISAIEALKTYPIINSTVEGDEIVYPAQENIAIAVDTERGLLTPVVKEAGDKNIAQLAREIADLAARTRDNKLKPDELAGGTFTLTNTGSRGALFDTPIVFLPQSAILGLGAVVKKPGVVSVDGKDAISVRSYVYLALSYDHRIIDGADAARFLGAVKARLEAAQFEGDLGI, encoded by the coding sequence ATGAGCACTTCCGTCGTCCTCCCCGCTCTCGGTGAGAGCGTGACCGAGGGAACGGTCACCCGCTGGCTGAAGCAGGTCGGTGACACCGTCCAGGAGGACGAGGGCCTGCTGGAGATCTCGACCGACAAGGTCGACACCGAGATCCCGTCGCCCGTTTCGGGTGTGATCGAAGAGATCCTCGTGCAGGAAGACGAGACCGTCGAGGTCGGCGCCGTGCTGGCGAAGATCGGCGATGGCTCCGGCGCGTCGGCGTCCGACGACGCCCCCGAGGCCGCTCCCGCGGCCCAGGAGGAAGCCCCCGCGCAGGAGGCAGCTCCCGCCGAGGCGGCTCCCGCTGAGGCGGCTCCCGCTGAGGCGCCCGCTGCCGCCCCGGCCCCCGCCGCTTCGGGCGACGCGACCGACGTCAAGCTCCCCGAGCTCGGCGAGAGCGTGACCGAAGGCACGGTGACCCGCTGGCTCAAGGCCGTCGGCGACGACGTGGCCGTTGACGAGCCGCTCCTCGAGATCTCCACCGACAAGGTCGACACCGAAATCCCGTCGCCGGTCGCTGGAACTCTTCAGGAGATCGTCGTCCAGGAGGACGAGACCGTTGCCGTCGGCGCCACCCTCGCCCGCATCGGCAGCGGGGCGGCCGCCCCCGCCCCGGCTGAGGCCCCGGCCCCGGCCGCCGAGGAGAAGCCCGCCGAGCAGCCCGCTCCTCCCGCCGAGCAGCCCGCTCCTCCCGCCGAGCAGCCCGCTCCTCCCGCCGAGAAGCCGGCCGAACAGGCTGCCCCCGCGCCGGAGAAGCCGGCCGAGCAGGCTCCTGCCGCGTCGTCGAACGACGACGTCACGTATGTCACCCCGCTCGTGCGCCGCCTCGCCCAGCAGCAGGGTGTCGACCTGACCACCGTCAAGGGAAGCGGCGTCGGCGGACGTATCCGCAAGGAAGACGTCCTCAAGGCGGCTGAGGCTGCCACGTCGGCTCCCGCCGCGGCCCCGGCCGCCGCAGCCCCCGCGGCACCGACGACCGTCGAGGTCTCGCCCTTGCGCGGAACGACGCAGAAGATGTCGCGGCTGCGCAAGGTCATCGCGGAACGTGCGGTGGCGTCCATGCAGGCGACTGCTCAGCTGACCACCGTCGTCGAGGTCGACGTGACAAAGGTCGCTGCACTCCGCGACCGCGTGAAGGGCGAGTTCCGGCAGAAGACCGGTGACAAGCTCTCGTTCCTGCCGTTCTTCGCGATCTCGGCGATCGAGGCGCTCAAGACGTACCCGATCATCAACTCCACGGTCGAGGGCGACGAGATCGTCTACCCGGCGCAGGAGAACATCGCCATCGCGGTCGACACCGAGCGTGGCCTTCTCACGCCCGTGGTCAAGGAGGCCGGCGACAAGAACATCGCGCAGCTGGCGCGCGAGATCGCCGACCTCGCTGCACGGACGCGTGACAACAAGCTGAAGCCCGACGAGTTGGCCGGGGGGACGTTCACTCTGACCAACACGGGTTCGCGTGGTGCGCTGTTCGACACGCCCATCGTCTTCCTCCCGCAGTCGGCCATCCTCGGTCTCGGTGCTGTCGTGAAGAAGCCGGGTGTCGTATCGGTCGACGGCAAGGATGCGATCTCCGTGCGCTCCTACGTCTACCTGGCGCTCTCCTACGACCACCGCATCATCGACGGTGCCGACGCCGCCCGCTTCCTCGGCGCGGTCAAGGCCCGCCTCGAGGCGGCGCAGTTCGAGGGCGACCTCGGGATCTGA
- a CDS encoding alanine racemase C-terminal domain-containing protein yields MTSTLPARAPGAGGVAPVALVSESALRQNARLAAGGDDVLAADAYGHGAAWVASVLADLGMDAGALDAGMLYGLPGSHARPVMSLRGRALGTKPLLRGEGVSYGYTHRAPRDTTVALVTGGYAQGVVRALGNAATVSIEGRRHRIVGRVAMDVSVVDVEDAVVPRGTEVVFFGDPSNAHPSLEEWTDATGWTAAEIVAAVGVRAERRIVA; encoded by the coding sequence GTGACCTCCACGCTCCCTGCCCGCGCGCCCGGCGCCGGGGGAGTCGCCCCGGTCGCCCTCGTCTCCGAGTCCGCACTGCGGCAAAACGCCCGCCTCGCTGCCGGTGGCGACGACGTCCTCGCCGCCGACGCGTACGGTCATGGCGCCGCATGGGTGGCATCCGTCCTCGCCGACCTCGGGATGGATGCCGGGGCCCTCGACGCCGGGATGCTGTACGGCCTCCCGGGCTCGCACGCGCGCCCGGTGATGTCGCTGCGCGGCCGCGCCCTGGGCACGAAGCCGCTGCTGCGCGGCGAGGGAGTCTCGTACGGCTACACACATCGCGCGCCTCGTGACACCACCGTCGCCCTCGTCACCGGCGGCTACGCCCAGGGCGTCGTCCGCGCGCTCGGCAACGCCGCGACGGTATCGATCGAGGGCCGCCGGCACCGCATCGTCGGACGCGTCGCGATGGATGTCAGCGTCGTCGACGTCGAAGACGCGGTGGTCCCACGCGGAACCGAGGTCGTCTTCTTCGGCGATCCGTCCAACGCTCACCCATCGCTTGAGGAGTGGACGGATGCCACGGGCTGGACCGCGGCCGAGATCGTCGCCGCCGTCGGCGTCCGCGCGGAACGGCGGATCGTCGCGTGA
- a CDS encoding PAC2 family protein: MPYSAPLYDRAPSAPPVPSGLPLVIALTGFTDAGGAVTRLVEYFRNDLEPHPVVAFDNDTLLDYRARRPPITFVEDHLTDYRPPRLELSLAHDSLGSPFLLLAGYEPDFLWEAFAESVLELSAGLQVSSVTWVHAIPLPVPHTRPIGTTVSGTRSDLAEAHSVWRPHTQVPSTVGHLLEYRFAEAGAKVTGFALLVPHYLGDTEYPAAALAALDSLTVATGLVFSGETLREENREFLTKVTEQVTASEELTRMLQGLEERYDAYMAGSTQATPIIHTGDLPSADELAAELERFLASGPGDDDRRGPLG, translated from the coding sequence ATGCCGTATTCCGCACCGCTGTACGACCGCGCACCCTCCGCGCCACCGGTGCCCTCGGGGCTTCCCCTCGTGATCGCTCTCACCGGGTTCACCGATGCCGGAGGGGCCGTCACCCGCCTCGTCGAGTACTTCCGCAACGACCTGGAGCCACACCCGGTCGTGGCGTTCGACAACGACACCCTGCTCGACTACCGCGCCCGGCGCCCCCCGATCACATTCGTCGAAGACCACCTCACGGACTACCGTCCGCCCCGTCTCGAGCTCTCCCTCGCCCACGATTCGCTCGGTAGCCCGTTCCTCTTGCTCGCCGGATACGAGCCCGATTTCCTCTGGGAGGCGTTCGCGGAAAGCGTGCTGGAGCTGAGCGCCGGTCTCCAGGTCTCATCCGTCACGTGGGTGCACGCCATCCCGCTTCCCGTCCCGCACACGCGCCCCATCGGGACGACCGTCAGTGGAACACGCTCCGATCTGGCGGAGGCACACTCCGTGTGGCGACCGCACACCCAGGTCCCCTCGACCGTCGGCCATCTCCTCGAGTACCGCTTCGCCGAAGCGGGGGCGAAGGTCACCGGCTTCGCTCTGCTCGTCCCGCACTATCTCGGAGACACCGAGTACCCCGCCGCCGCTCTCGCCGCACTCGACAGCCTGACGGTGGCGACGGGGCTCGTGTTCTCCGGAGAGACCCTCCGCGAAGAGAACCGGGAATTCCTCACGAAGGTGACCGAACAGGTCACGGCCAGCGAGGAGCTGACGCGCATGCTCCAGGGCCTGGAGGAGCGGTACGACGCCTACATGGCCGGCTCGACACAGGCGACACCGATCATCCACACCGGTGATCTCCCCAGCGCCGATGAACTTGCGGCCGAACTCGAGCGTTTCCTCGCTTCGGGCCCGGGCGACGACGACCGTCGCGGGCCGCTGGGCTGA